Proteins from a single region of Candidatus Micrarchaeum acidiphilum ARMAN-2:
- a CDS encoding dTMP kinase gives MLIAFEGIDGSGKSTQAEMLDSYLKSSGIAAVTTAEPTSGPIGKLIKEIVVSKKPINALAMQMLFTADRAYHLETTIMPSISEGKVIITDRYIGSTIAYGTAAGIDKRFLVGINRKFIPPDITFVIDANPRKAVERLNRRAAEFLKNKTALMEKDGELFKQKSTTTMFEKLGFLGRARLAYLEMQKDFKNYYVINGNRSKGSISKEIINILDTKI, from the coding sequence TTGCTAATCGCATTCGAGGGTATAGACGGATCCGGAAAGTCCACGCAGGCCGAGATGCTCGACAGCTATCTCAAGTCCAGCGGCATAGCTGCAGTGACGACCGCGGAGCCGACTTCTGGGCCAATAGGCAAGCTGATAAAGGAAATAGTGGTTTCGAAGAAACCGATAAACGCCCTTGCAATGCAGATGCTTTTTACTGCGGACCGCGCGTATCACTTAGAGACCACGATAATGCCCTCGATATCTGAAGGCAAGGTGATAATAACAGACAGGTACATAGGCTCCACGATAGCGTACGGCACCGCAGCCGGCATAGACAAGCGCTTTCTGGTCGGCATCAACAGGAAATTCATACCTCCAGATATAACTTTCGTAATAGATGCGAATCCCCGAAAGGCCGTGGAAAGGCTCAACCGGCGCGCAGCAGAGTTCCTGAAGAACAAGACTGCTCTGATGGAGAAGGACGGCGAGCTTTTCAAGCAGAAGTCCACCACCACGATGTTCGAGAAGCTCGGCTTCCTGGGCAGGGCGAGGCTGGCATACCTTGAGATGCAGAAGGACTTCAAGAACTACTATGTAATAAATGGCAACCGTTCAAAAGGTTCAATAAGCAAAGAAATTATAAATATACTTGACACTAAAATCTAA
- a CDS encoding YcfA family protein — translation MSKLVPVNYDRVIKALTKIGYKVIHQKGSHIVMQLADKHKYSSIFRGRNPEIMIVIPAHRPIGKGMVRTIMREADISLDEFNKLAN, via the coding sequence GTGTCTAAGCTCGTACCAGTAAATTACGACAGGGTAATCAAAGCCTTAACTAAAATAGGCTATAAAGTCATACACCAGAAAGGCAGCCACATAGTAATGCAGCTTGCAGACAAACACAAATATTCATCTATTTTTAGAGGAAGGAATCCCGAAATTATGATAGTAATTCCGGCCCATAGGCCAATAGGCAAAGGTATGGTAAGGACTATAATGCGCGAAGCGGACATAAGCTTGGACGAGTTTAACAAGCTTGCCAACTAA
- a CDS encoding deoxycytidine triphosphate deaminase — protein sequence MILSDVDILNMIKNKRLGIKPFDRKIVRENGIDCRLDDQIAHHVVPDADFVMDPTNPEHIAKSYSVMKNQKKLIIKPHEQVLLSTYEKLSIPDSVAGFVELRSTWARHGLSMPPTIIDAGFEGTVTLEVINNAPYSIILRPKQNFAHIILVKLDNKSENAYSGFYSGQNGIRLPKVLK from the coding sequence ATGATACTCTCAGATGTCGATATATTGAACATGATAAAGAACAAAAGGCTCGGCATAAAGCCATTCGACAGGAAGATAGTCCGAGAAAACGGCATAGACTGCAGGCTCGACGACCAGATAGCACACCACGTTGTCCCAGATGCCGATTTTGTTATGGACCCTACAAATCCGGAGCACATAGCAAAGAGCTACTCCGTCATGAAAAACCAAAAGAAACTAATCATAAAGCCGCACGAGCAGGTGCTGCTTTCGACTTATGAAAAGCTTTCCATCCCGGACAGCGTTGCGGGGTTCGTTGAGCTAAGGAGCACTTGGGCAAGGCATGGGCTGTCAATGCCGCCCACCATTATTGATGCGGGTTTCGAAGGCACTGTCACCCTTGAAGTAATAAACAACGCCCCTTACAGCATAATCCTTAGGCCGAAGCAGAACTTTGCGCACATAATACTGGTAAAGTTGGACAACAAGTCTGAGAATGCCTATTCCGGATTCTACAGTGGACAGAACGGCATAAGGCTCCCAAAGGTGCTTAAGTAG
- a CDS encoding Ankyrin → MSCTNGPVRIITFINKETSNKQPIGADIATPDEKGRTALMRAAWDGRLDTVKYLAEHGADINAAAKDGETAIMYAARNGHPEVVKYLAEHGADINAADNSGTTAIMYAARFGRLEVVKYLAEHGADINAKNKTGETAIMTAAFDGYFDIVKYLAEHGADINAKNKTGETAIINAARFGHLEVLKYLAEHGADINAADNSGTTAIMYAAWNGHLDIVNYLVDKNANLKLKNNEGKTAEMIALERNNKDIADCLNPIIQYKKKMIEITNSPSENNHGPTLKPDIQNVLRTK, encoded by the coding sequence TTGAGTTGTACCAATGGCCCGGTGAGAATTATTACATTTATAAACAAAGAAACATCTAATAAGCAACCGATAGGCGCAGATATAGCTACACCGGATGAAAAAGGAAGAACGGCGCTTATGCGTGCTGCATGGGACGGCCGTCTCGATACTGTAAAGTACCTTGCCGAACACGGCGCAGACATAAACGCAGCAGCTAAAGACGGAGAAACAGCAATTATGTACGCCGCACGGAACGGCCACCCTGAAGTCGTAAAGTACCTTGCCGAACACGGTGCAGACATAAACGCAGCAGACAATTCCGGAACGACAGCAATTATGTACGCCGCACGGTTCGGCCGTCTCGAAGTCGTAAAGTACCTTGCCGAACACGGCGCAGACATAAACGCAAAGAACAAAACCGGAGAAACAGCAATTATGACTGCAGCTTTTGATGGCTATTTCGACATTGTAAAGTACCTTGCCGAACACGGCGCAGACATAAACGCAAAGAACAAAACCGGAGAAACAGCAATTATTAATGCCGCACGGTTCGGCCATCTCGAAGTCTTAAAGTACCTTGCCGAACACGGCGCAGACATAAACGCAGCAGACAATTCCGGAACGACAGCAATTATGTACGCCGCATGGAACGGTCATCTTGACATTGTAAATTACCTTGTTGATAAAAATGCAAATCTGAAATTAAAGAACAATGAAGGGAAGACTGCCGAAATGATCGCTTTGGAGCGCAACAACAAAGATATTGCAGACTGCCTAAATCCAATTATCCAATATAAAAAGAAAATGATTGAAATAACAAACAGCCCAAGTGAGAACAACCACGGGCCCACTCTCAAACCAGATATACAAAATGTTTTGAGAACAAAATGA